Proteins encoded together in one Entomobacter blattae window:
- the rpsG gene encoding 30S ribosomal protein S7 has protein sequence MSRRHRAVKREILPDPKFGDVVITRFMNALMYDGKKSIAEGIVYGALDALKSRGGSSSGDPVQMFHEALDNVKPVVEVRSRRVGGATYQVPVEVRAERRQALAIRWLIDASRKRGENTMQERLSNELLDAVNNRGAAVKKREDTHRMAEANKAFSHYRW, from the coding sequence ATGAGTCGCCGTCATCGCGCAGTTAAGCGCGAGATTCTTCCTGATCCAAAATTTGGAGATGTCGTTATCACGCGCTTCATGAATGCGCTTATGTATGATGGCAAGAAATCAATCGCTGAAGGGATTGTATACGGTGCCCTTGATGCATTAAAATCTCGTGGTGGGAGCTCTTCTGGGGATCCTGTTCAGATGTTTCATGAGGCTTTAGACAATGTCAAGCCAGTGGTTGAGGTTCGTTCGCGCCGTGTGGGTGGTGCTACCTATCAGGTTCCTGTTGAGGTTCGTGCAGAGCGCAGGCAGGCATTGGCCATTCGTTGGCTGATAGATGCTTCTCGGAAGCGTGGTGAAAATACCATGCAGGAGCGTCTTTCAAATGAGCTGCTCGATGCGGTAAATAACCGTGGTGCAGCTGTAAAAAAACGTGAAGACACGCATCGTATGGCTGAAGCCAATAAAGCGTTTAGTCATTATCGTTGGTAA
- the rpsL gene encoding 30S ribosomal protein S12, which yields MPTINQLIAKGREPAAKRNKVPALQGCPQKRGVCTRVYTTTPKKPNSALRKVAKVRLTNGYEVVSYIPGEGHNLQEHSVVLIRGGRVKDLPGVRYHILRGVLDTQGIAKRRQRRSLYGAKRPK from the coding sequence ATGCCGACCATCAACCAGTTAATTGCTAAGGGTCGTGAGCCAGCGGCCAAGCGCAATAAAGTGCCTGCTTTGCAGGGTTGTCCGCAAAAGCGTGGTGTCTGTACGCGTGTTTATACAACGACACCTAAGAAGCCGAACTCGGCCTTGCGTAAGGTTGCGAAGGTTCGTCTGACAAATGGTTATGAGGTTGTGAGTTATATCCCTGGTGAAGGGCATAACCTTCAAGAGCACAGTGTGGTCTTGATACGCGGTGGTCGTGTTAAGGACCTTCCTGGTGTTCGCTATCATATTTTACGTGGTGTATTGGATACGCAAGGTATTGCAAAACGCCGTCAGCGTCGTTCGTTATATGGCGCCAAGAGGCCGAAGTAA
- the rpoC gene encoding DNA-directed RNA polymerase subunit beta', producing the protein MNEIMKILGQNGQTLSFDQIKIQLASPEQIRSWSYGEVKKPETINYRTFKPERDGLFCARIFGPIKDYECLCGKYKRMKFRGIVCEKCGVEVTLAKVRRDRMGHIELASPVAHIWFLKSLPSRIGLMVDFTLKDLEKVLYFESYIVLEPGTSPLKQYSLLTEEQYFSVMEEYGDEGIEVGIGAEAIKKILSSIDCNEEKEKLRVELKETNSEVKRKKLVKRLKLVEAFAESGVRPEWMILDIVPVIPPELRPLVPLDGGRFATSDLNDLYRRVINRNNRLKRLIELRAPDIIVRNEKRMLQESVDALFDNGRRGRAITGANKRPLKSLSDMLKGKQGRFRQNLLGKRVDYSGRSVIVVGPELKLHQCGLPKKMALELFKPFIYSKLEKYGHATTIKAAKRMVEKERPEVWDILEEVIREHPVMLNRAPTLHRLGIQAFEPILVEGKAIQLHPLVCTAFNADFDGDQMAVHVPLSLEAQLEARVLMMSTNNILSPANGKPIIVPSQDIVLGLYYLSLETPEFRNTPDQSEYDDQGRLVRVGATAFASIGEIEYALNSGVIKLHDKIRARYEAIDAEGRSVRQTVVTTPGRMLIAQILPKNPAISFDLINKQLTKKTISDVIDMVYRHCGQKECVIFADRLMGLGFGQAAKAGISFGKDDMIIPAEKQPLVERTANEVKEFEQQYQDGLITAGERYNKVVDAWSRCTDEVQAAMMKEISKQEEGKPINSVWMMSHSGARGSPAQMKQLAGMRGLMAKPSGEIIEQPIIANFKEGLSVLDYFTSTHGARKGLADTALKTANSGYLTRRLVDVAQDSIIIEQDCGTERGLSLRAVMDGGEVISSLSERVLGRTAAADVVHPVSGEVIVKVNTLIEEADAERIEKAGVESVLIRSVLTCDSKVGVCAKCYGRDLARGTPVNIGEAVGVIAAQSIGEPGTQLTMRTFHIGGAAQRGAEQSMVEASRDGVIEIRNRNIVHNSQNVPIIMSRNCEILLKDEQGTERARYRVPYGARLLVEDGAKVERHQKMAEWDPYTLPIITEQPGTVEYLDLIEGITLIERMDEVTGLTSKVVVDYKQASKGVDLRPRLQLKDAKSNVVKLSNGNDARYFLSPDSLLSVQNGAVVNAGDVLARIPREGSKTRDITGGLPRVAELFEARRPKDHAIIAEAPGRVEFGKDYKAKRRIVIKNDETGEETDYLIPKGKHISVQEGDFVMQGDPLVDGPRVPHDILKVLGIEALSEYLINEIQSVYRLQGVKINDKHIEVIVRQMLQKVEIQEPGDTTYLIGEIVDRAEFDQENSKYLARDERPAVATPVLQGITKASLQTQSFISAASFQETTRVLTEAATSGKVDTLNGLKENVIVGRLIPAGTGSVMNRLRAVAAQDDPQPIQKMSSTEGDVEAAE; encoded by the coding sequence ATGAATGAAATCATGAAGATCCTTGGTCAGAATGGCCAAACATTGTCATTTGATCAAATCAAAATTCAGCTGGCTTCACCTGAGCAGATTCGCTCGTGGTCCTATGGTGAAGTAAAGAAACCTGAGACGATTAATTATCGTACTTTCAAACCAGAGCGTGATGGGCTGTTCTGTGCGCGGATTTTTGGCCCCATAAAAGATTACGAATGTTTATGCGGTAAGTATAAACGTATGAAATTTCGTGGGATTGTCTGTGAAAAATGTGGGGTAGAGGTTACCTTGGCGAAAGTTCGCCGCGATAGGATGGGCCATATTGAGTTGGCTAGCCCAGTTGCGCATATATGGTTTCTTAAATCATTGCCAAGTCGTATTGGTTTAATGGTGGACTTTACCCTTAAGGATCTTGAAAAGGTCTTGTATTTCGAAAGTTACATTGTTCTAGAGCCTGGCACTTCACCTCTTAAGCAATACAGCCTTTTGACAGAAGAGCAGTATTTTAGTGTTATGGAAGAGTATGGGGATGAAGGGATTGAAGTCGGTATTGGTGCTGAGGCGATTAAAAAGATTCTCTCTAGCATTGACTGTAACGAGGAAAAGGAAAAGCTGCGAGTTGAGCTGAAGGAGACTAATTCAGAAGTCAAACGCAAAAAGCTGGTGAAGCGTTTGAAGTTGGTAGAGGCCTTTGCGGAGAGCGGCGTTCGTCCGGAATGGATGATTCTTGATATTGTTCCTGTTATTCCTCCTGAATTACGTCCTTTAGTGCCTTTGGATGGAGGGCGTTTTGCAACTTCTGACCTGAATGATTTATATCGCCGTGTGATCAACCGTAACAATCGTCTAAAAAGACTGATTGAGTTGCGTGCACCCGATATTATTGTCCGTAATGAAAAGCGTATGCTTCAGGAATCTGTCGATGCTTTGTTTGATAACGGGCGTAGGGGGAGAGCCATCACAGGGGCTAATAAAAGACCTCTGAAATCTCTTTCTGATATGCTGAAAGGAAAGCAGGGGCGTTTCCGTCAGAACCTTCTTGGTAAGCGTGTGGATTATTCCGGTCGTTCTGTTATTGTGGTGGGTCCTGAGCTCAAATTACATCAGTGCGGTTTACCTAAGAAAATGGCACTGGAGCTGTTTAAGCCGTTCATTTATTCCAAGCTTGAAAAATATGGTCATGCGACAACTATCAAGGCTGCAAAGCGGATGGTGGAAAAGGAGCGGCCGGAAGTATGGGATATTCTTGAGGAAGTGATCCGGGAGCATCCTGTTATGCTCAACCGTGCGCCTACGTTGCATCGGCTGGGCATTCAGGCCTTTGAGCCCATTTTGGTAGAAGGTAAAGCTATTCAGCTTCATCCGTTGGTTTGTACGGCCTTTAATGCCGATTTTGATGGCGACCAAATGGCGGTGCATGTTCCCTTAAGCCTTGAAGCCCAGCTTGAGGCGCGCGTGTTGATGATGTCGACGAACAATATTCTCAGCCCTGCCAATGGGAAGCCGATTATTGTGCCGTCACAAGATATTGTGTTGGGGCTTTATTATCTTAGCCTTGAGACCCCTGAATTTAGAAATACGCCTGACCAGAGCGAGTATGATGATCAGGGTCGGCTGGTAAGGGTGGGTGCTACGGCCTTTGCCTCGATTGGTGAGATAGAATATGCCCTTAATAGTGGTGTCATTAAACTGCACGACAAGATCCGTGCCCGTTATGAAGCAATTGACGCTGAGGGAAGGAGTGTTCGCCAGACTGTGGTCACCACACCAGGAAGGATGCTCATTGCACAGATTTTACCTAAAAATCCAGCCATCTCCTTCGACCTTATTAATAAACAGCTCACCAAAAAGACGATCTCTGATGTCATCGATATGGTCTATCGTCATTGTGGACAAAAAGAGTGTGTGATTTTTGCTGATCGTTTAATGGGCCTCGGGTTTGGCCAAGCCGCTAAAGCAGGTATTTCCTTTGGTAAGGATGACATGATTATCCCTGCTGAAAAGCAGCCTCTCGTTGAGCGCACAGCTAATGAGGTTAAAGAGTTTGAACAGCAATATCAGGATGGTCTTATTACTGCAGGTGAGCGGTACAACAAAGTTGTTGATGCCTGGTCTCGATGCACGGATGAAGTCCAGGCTGCGATGATGAAGGAAATCTCCAAACAGGAAGAGGGTAAGCCTATTAACTCTGTCTGGATGATGAGTCATTCAGGGGCTCGTGGGTCGCCAGCGCAGATGAAACAGCTGGCGGGGATGCGTGGGCTTATGGCAAAACCTTCGGGGGAGATTATTGAGCAGCCCATTATAGCTAACTTTAAGGAAGGGCTATCTGTTCTTGACTACTTTACCTCTACCCATGGTGCGCGTAAGGGATTGGCCGATACAGCACTGAAGACTGCAAATTCAGGCTATCTAACCCGGCGATTGGTAGATGTTGCCCAGGATTCCATTATTATTGAACAGGACTGCGGAACAGAACGTGGGTTAAGCCTTCGTGCCGTTATGGACGGGGGCGAGGTTATCTCATCCCTTTCAGAGCGTGTCCTAGGCCGCACGGCAGCTGCAGATGTTGTGCACCCTGTTTCAGGCGAAGTTATCGTCAAGGTTAATACCTTAATTGAAGAGGCTGATGCTGAGCGTATAGAAAAAGCTGGCGTTGAGAGTGTTCTTATTCGTTCTGTTTTAACCTGTGATAGCAAGGTTGGCGTGTGTGCGAAATGCTATGGGCGTGATCTTGCTCGTGGGACTCCGGTTAATATTGGTGAGGCTGTGGGTGTTATTGCTGCGCAGTCCATTGGTGAGCCTGGCACACAGTTAACTATGAGAACCTTCCATATTGGGGGGGCAGCTCAGCGTGGTGCGGAGCAATCTATGGTTGAAGCCTCTCGTGATGGTGTCATAGAAATCCGCAATCGTAACATCGTTCATAATAGTCAGAATGTGCCTATTATTATGTCTCGTAACTGTGAGATTCTCTTGAAGGATGAGCAAGGTACAGAGCGCGCCCGTTATCGTGTGCCCTACGGGGCGAGGCTTTTGGTGGAAGATGGTGCCAAAGTTGAACGCCATCAGAAAATGGCGGAGTGGGACCCTTATACACTTCCTATTATAACCGAACAGCCTGGCACGGTTGAGTATCTTGATCTGATTGAGGGGATAACCCTTATTGAACGAATGGATGAGGTTACGGGCCTTACCTCTAAGGTTGTTGTGGATTATAAACAGGCGTCGAAGGGTGTAGATTTACGCCCAAGGCTTCAACTTAAAGATGCCAAAAGCAACGTGGTTAAACTCTCAAATGGGAATGATGCGCGTTACTTCCTGTCTCCAGATTCCCTTCTTTCTGTACAGAACGGCGCTGTGGTGAATGCAGGGGATGTCTTAGCCCGTATTCCTCGTGAAGGCTCGAAAACGCGCGATATCACTGGTGGTCTTCCTCGTGTGGCAGAGCTGTTTGAAGCCCGCCGGCCAAAGGATCATGCTATTATTGCTGAAGCACCAGGTCGTGTTGAATTTGGGAAGGACTATAAGGCCAAGCGTCGTATTGTGATTAAGAACGATGAAACGGGGGAAGAGACGGATTATCTTATTCCCAAAGGGAAACATATCTCTGTTCAAGAAGGGGATTTTGTCATGCAGGGCGATCCTTTGGTGGATGGTCCTAGGGTGCCGCATGATATCTTGAAAGTGCTTGGGATTGAAGCTTTGTCGGAATATCTCATTAATGAAATTCAAAGTGTTTATAGGCTTCAGGGTGTCAAGATTAACGATAAACATATTGAAGTCATCGTAAGGCAGATGCTGCAAAAGGTCGAAATTCAAGAGCCTGGTGATACAACATATCTTATCGGAGAAATTGTTGATCGGGCTGAGTTCGATCAAGAAAACAGTAAATATCTTGCACGTGATGAAAGGCCTGCGGTAGCGACTCCAGTCCTTCAGGGGATTACCAAGGCCTCATTGCAAACTCAATCCTTTATTTCTGCAGCCTCGTTTCAGGAAACGACTCGTGTGCTCACAGAGGCCGCGACTTCTGGTAAAGTCGATACCCTTAATGGGCTGAAAGAAAATGTGATTGTCGGGCGTCTTATTCCTGCGGGAACGGGCAGTGTTATGAATCGTCTTCGTGCAGTTGCTGCTCAGGATGATCCACAGCCTATTCAGAAAATGTCTTCAACAGAAGGAGATGTAGAGGCCGCTGAATAG
- the rpoB gene encoding DNA-directed RNA polymerase subunit beta: MNAITKSFTGRKRIRKNFGRIPEIAPMPNLIDVQRASYESFLQMNVSPDSRTRTGLQEVFVSVFPINDFAGRGRLEFVDYELEEPKYDVEECIQRGLTYAAPLKVVLRLIVWDVDEDTGSRSIRDIKEQPVYMGDMPLMTDNGTFIINGTERVIVSQMHRSPGVFFDHDKGKTHSSGKYLFAARVIPYRGSWLDFEFDSKDLIYVRIDRKRKLPVTTLLYALESEYSKKARAERLAEGGDVDVMEIKGMDDDEILSYFYETVEFRKTKKGWARSFVPEAFRGMKLLSPLVDAKTGEVIAQADEKLTARTVRKIAETTKEVLATESDLIGRYIACDLVNETTGEIYGESGEEITEERLAAIEAAGLKSLPTLAIDANNGPWIRNTLMADKNASREDALIDIYRVMRPGEPPTRETAESLFHGLFFDSDRYDLSSVGRVKMNMRLGLEENDDNRVLTKLDILRTIKVMCDLKDGRGAVDDIDNLGNRRVRSVGELMENQYRIGLLRMERTIRERMGSVDIDTVMPHDLINAKPAAAAVREFFGSSQLSQFMDQTNPLSEVTHKRRLSALGPGGLTRERAGFEVRDVHPTHYGRICPIETPEGPNIGLINSLATYAKVNKYGFIETPYRLVQDGVLQDGWKYLSAMEEERLVVAQADAKQDADGRLVDDLVSVRKGSDFRLVQPEEVTACDVSPKQLVSVAAALIPFLENDDANRALMGSNMQRQAVPLIQSDAPLVGTGMEAAVAKDSGATIVAKRGGVIDQIDGARIVIRVTDDSGATQGVDIYRLRKYMRSNQSTCINQRPLVRVGDSVGAGDIIADGPSTDLGELALGRNVLVAFMPWNGYNFEDSILISERIARDDVFTSIHIEEFEVMARDTKLGQEEITRDIPNVGEEALRNLDEAGIVYIGAEVNPGDILIGKVTPKGESPMTPEEKLLRAIFGEKASDVRDTSLRLPPGTSGTVVDVRVFSRRGVDKDERAMAIERAEIERLAKDRDDERAIQERSFYNRLKEKLIGQTAEAGFKGIRSGVVITEEVLGEHPRGMWRNIVVESDRVMEEIEALKREFDSSVQRIQDRFENKVEKLQRGDELPPGVMKMVKVFIAVKRKLQPGDKMAGRHGNKGVVSRVVPVEDMPFLEDGTPMDIVLNPLGVPSRMNVGQILETHLGWACANTGKNIGQLVDDYQRNMETKQTLLNKLKEVYGERVYEEDIASLENSQLIELCDNLRKGVPIMTPVFDGASIPDIENMLKQAGVSHSGQSRLVDGRTGEMFEREVTVGYIYMLKLHHLVDDKIHARSIGPYSLVTQQPLGGKAQFGGQRFGEMEVWALEAYGAAYTLQEMLTVKSDDVSGRTKVYEAIVREQDDFEAGIPESFNVLVKELKSLGLNVELEQGSE, translated from the coding sequence ATGAACGCAATCACAAAATCGTTCACGGGGCGTAAGCGTATTCGCAAGAATTTTGGTAGAATTCCAGAAATTGCTCCCATGCCCAACTTGATCGATGTGCAGAGGGCAAGCTACGAGTCTTTTCTTCAGATGAACGTCTCGCCAGATAGCCGCACGCGTACGGGTTTACAGGAAGTTTTTGTTTCGGTTTTTCCTATTAATGATTTCGCAGGTCGTGGTCGTCTAGAATTTGTGGACTACGAGTTAGAAGAGCCAAAATATGATGTTGAAGAATGTATTCAACGTGGTCTTACCTATGCCGCTCCTCTTAAGGTTGTCTTGCGTTTAATAGTTTGGGATGTGGATGAAGATACCGGTTCCCGCTCTATTCGTGATATCAAAGAGCAGCCTGTTTATATGGGTGATATGCCGCTTATGACAGATAACGGCACCTTTATTATCAACGGAACAGAACGTGTCATTGTTTCGCAGATGCATCGCAGTCCTGGTGTATTTTTTGATCATGATAAAGGAAAGACACACTCTTCAGGCAAGTATCTTTTTGCAGCCCGGGTTATTCCTTATCGTGGTTCATGGTTGGATTTTGAGTTTGACAGTAAAGACCTCATTTACGTTCGTATAGATCGTAAGCGCAAATTGCCCGTTACCACTCTGCTTTATGCGTTGGAGAGTGAATATTCCAAAAAAGCTAGGGCAGAGCGTCTTGCTGAGGGGGGCGATGTTGATGTCATGGAAATTAAGGGGATGGATGACGATGAAATCCTTTCCTATTTCTATGAGACGGTTGAGTTTCGCAAAACTAAAAAAGGCTGGGCCCGGAGTTTTGTTCCTGAAGCTTTCCGTGGAATGAAGCTTTTATCGCCTCTCGTTGATGCCAAAACCGGGGAAGTGATTGCTCAGGCAGACGAAAAGCTTACAGCGCGGACCGTACGGAAAATTGCCGAAACAACCAAAGAAGTTTTGGCAACAGAATCTGATCTCATTGGTCGTTATATCGCCTGTGATCTTGTTAATGAAACAACAGGGGAAATTTACGGCGAATCTGGGGAAGAGATTACGGAGGAGCGTCTTGCTGCTATTGAAGCTGCAGGTCTAAAAAGCCTACCCACTCTTGCTATAGATGCCAATAACGGCCCTTGGATTCGTAATACCCTGATGGCTGACAAGAATGCGAGCCGAGAAGATGCGTTAATTGACATTTATCGTGTTATGCGTCCAGGGGAGCCTCCAACAAGAGAGACAGCTGAATCTCTTTTCCATGGGCTTTTCTTTGATTCTGATCGTTATGACCTTTCCTCTGTCGGGCGTGTTAAAATGAATATGCGCTTGGGGCTTGAGGAGAATGATGACAATCGGGTTCTTACAAAGCTGGATATTCTACGCACGATTAAAGTGATGTGCGACCTTAAAGATGGCCGCGGTGCGGTTGATGATATTGACAACCTCGGCAATCGTCGTGTGCGCTCTGTAGGCGAATTGATGGAAAACCAGTATCGTATTGGCCTATTGCGCATGGAGCGCACTATTCGTGAGCGTATGGGTTCTGTCGATATCGATACAGTGATGCCCCATGATCTGATCAATGCCAAACCTGCGGCAGCTGCTGTCCGTGAGTTTTTTGGATCTTCCCAGTTATCCCAGTTTATGGACCAGACCAATCCTTTGTCTGAAGTTACCCATAAACGGCGGTTGTCAGCACTTGGGCCGGGAGGGCTGACCCGTGAACGTGCAGGGTTTGAGGTGCGCGATGTTCATCCAACCCATTACGGTCGTATTTGCCCGATTGAAACCCCTGAAGGGCCCAATATTGGGCTGATCAACTCTTTGGCAACCTATGCTAAAGTAAACAAATACGGTTTTATTGAAACCCCTTATCGTCTTGTGCAGGATGGCGTTCTTCAGGATGGGTGGAAATATCTTTCTGCCATGGAAGAGGAAAGGTTGGTCGTAGCACAGGCCGATGCCAAGCAGGATGCAGATGGCCGTTTGGTAGATGATCTGGTTTCTGTCCGCAAAGGAAGTGATTTCCGCCTGGTTCAGCCTGAGGAGGTTACCGCTTGTGACGTTTCTCCCAAGCAGCTGGTTTCAGTAGCAGCAGCACTAATACCATTTTTGGAAAATGACGATGCTAACCGTGCCCTTATGGGTTCAAACATGCAACGCCAAGCTGTTCCGCTTATTCAGTCTGATGCCCCATTGGTGGGCACGGGAATGGAAGCGGCTGTTGCCAAGGATTCAGGGGCTACCATTGTGGCCAAGCGTGGGGGAGTGATTGACCAGATTGATGGTGCTCGTATCGTTATACGAGTAACGGACGATTCTGGGGCGACGCAGGGTGTCGATATTTATCGTTTGCGTAAATATATGCGCTCTAACCAGTCTACATGTATTAATCAGCGTCCTCTTGTACGGGTAGGGGATAGTGTTGGGGCAGGTGATATCATTGCCGATGGTCCCTCAACAGATCTTGGTGAGTTGGCCTTAGGGCGGAATGTTCTTGTGGCTTTTATGCCCTGGAATGGCTATAATTTCGAAGATTCTATCTTGATTTCAGAGCGGATTGCCCGTGATGATGTTTTTACTTCGATTCACATTGAGGAATTTGAAGTGATGGCTCGCGATACCAAGTTGGGGCAAGAGGAAATCACCCGGGATATTCCTAATGTCGGTGAAGAGGCTCTTCGTAATCTGGATGAGGCCGGCATTGTCTATATAGGGGCAGAGGTCAACCCTGGCGATATCCTGATTGGAAAGGTTACCCCCAAAGGGGAAAGCCCGATGACCCCTGAAGAGAAGCTGTTACGTGCTATTTTTGGTGAAAAAGCCTCTGATGTACGCGATACTTCTTTAAGGCTTCCTCCTGGAACCTCGGGAACGGTTGTAGATGTGCGGGTGTTTTCTCGTCGTGGAGTGGATAAGGACGAGCGCGCCATGGCCATTGAGCGTGCAGAAATTGAACGCTTGGCAAAAGATCGTGATGATGAGCGCGCTATTCAGGAACGTTCTTTCTATAACCGTTTAAAAGAGAAATTAATTGGCCAAACAGCTGAAGCAGGCTTCAAGGGAATTCGTTCTGGGGTTGTGATCACTGAAGAGGTCTTGGGCGAACATCCCCGCGGCATGTGGCGGAATATCGTTGTTGAGTCCGATCGTGTGATGGAGGAGATTGAGGCCCTTAAACGGGAATTCGATAGCTCTGTTCAGCGTATCCAAGACCGGTTTGAAAATAAGGTCGAGAAGCTTCAGCGAGGTGACGAGCTTCCTCCTGGTGTGATGAAGATGGTAAAGGTCTTCATTGCCGTAAAGCGCAAGCTTCAACCTGGCGATAAAATGGCCGGGCGGCACGGCAATAAGGGGGTTGTCTCTCGTGTTGTGCCTGTTGAAGATATGCCCTTTCTTGAAGATGGAACACCAATGGATATTGTTCTTAATCCTTTAGGTGTGCCATCACGTATGAATGTGGGGCAAATATTGGAAACCCATTTGGGTTGGGCCTGTGCCAATACGGGCAAAAACATTGGTCAGCTGGTTGACGACTATCAGCGCAATATGGAGACTAAGCAGACCCTTCTTAATAAACTCAAAGAGGTTTATGGGGAAAGGGTTTATGAGGAAGACATAGCCAGCCTTGAAAATAGCCAGCTTATTGAGCTGTGTGACAATCTACGAAAAGGTGTGCCCATTATGACCCCCGTGTTTGATGGGGCAAGCATTCCCGATATTGAAAACATGTTAAAACAGGCTGGTGTTAGTCATTCTGGTCAATCCCGCTTGGTAGATGGGCGAACAGGAGAGATGTTTGAGCGGGAAGTCACTGTTGGCTATATTTACATGCTGAAGCTTCATCATCTGGTTGATGACAAAATCCACGCTCGTTCTATTGGGCCTTATTCTTTGGTCACCCAGCAACCTTTGGGTGGTAAAGCCCAGTTTGGTGGTCAGCGCTTTGGAGAGATGGAGGTCTGGGCTTTAGAGGCTTACGGGGCTGCCTATACCCTTCAGGAAATGCTGACAGTTAAGTCTGATGATGTTTCGGGAAGAACTAAGGTATATGAGGCCATCGTGCGCGAGCAGGATGATTTTGAAGCAGGCATACCAGAAAGCTTTAATGTGCTGGTAAAAGAGCTCAAATCTCTCGGTTTGAATGTTGAGCTTGAGCAAGGCTCTGAGTAA
- the rplL gene encoding 50S ribosomal protein L7/L12, whose amino-acid sequence MADLNKLVDDLSALSVLEAAELSKLLEEKWGVSAAAPVAVAAAAPAAGGAPAEEKTEFTVVLAKSGEKKINVIKEVRAITGLGLKEAKDLVEGAPKPLKEGVNKDEAEKIKKTLEEQGATIEIK is encoded by the coding sequence ATGGCTGATTTAAATAAACTTGTTGATGACCTTTCTGCTTTAAGCGTTCTTGAAGCAGCAGAACTTTCTAAACTTTTGGAAGAAAAATGGGGTGTTTCTGCAGCAGCTCCTGTTGCTGTGGCTGCAGCAGCTCCTGCTGCTGGTGGGGCCCCTGCTGAAGAAAAGACAGAATTTACAGTAGTTCTGGCAAAATCTGGCGAGAAGAAAATTAACGTTATTAAAGAAGTTCGGGCCATTACAGGTCTAGGCTTGAAAGAAGCTAAGGATCTCGTGGAAGGGGCTCCAAAACCTCTTAAAGAGGGTGTCAATAAAGACGAAGCAGAAAAAATCAAAAAGACCCTTGAAGAACAAGGGGCTACTATCGAAATTAAATAA
- the rplJ gene encoding 50S ribosomal protein L10, with the protein MNRTEKREFVASLSAVFAETSMVVVTRNDGLTVADATELRRRMRSAGVGYKVAKNRLATLALNGTRFDGIAPLLKGPTALAWSDDPVAVAKTAVEFAKINEKFVIVGGALGEQALDVSAIKTLAELPSLDELRAKLVGLISTPATRIAGVLQAPAGQIARVLGAYSSKGGAEAA; encoded by the coding sequence TTGAACCGTACGGAGAAGCGTGAATTTGTAGCCTCCCTTTCGGCTGTCTTCGCAGAAACGTCTATGGTTGTTGTAACCAGAAATGATGGGCTGACGGTTGCTGATGCAACAGAGCTTAGAAGGCGTATGCGGAGTGCTGGTGTGGGCTATAAAGTTGCCAAAAACCGGTTAGCGACCCTCGCTCTGAATGGCACCCGCTTTGACGGTATTGCCCCCTTATTAAAGGGGCCAACGGCACTTGCTTGGTCTGATGACCCTGTTGCTGTTGCAAAAACTGCCGTTGAGTTCGCCAAGATCAATGAGAAATTTGTTATCGTTGGTGGCGCTTTAGGCGAGCAGGCACTTGATGTGTCTGCCATCAAGACATTGGCTGAACTGCCATCGCTTGATGAGCTGCGTGCCAAGCTGGTGGGTCTTATTTCTACACCGGCAACACGAATTGCTGGTGTATTACAGGCGCCAGCAGGACAGATTGCTCGGGTTTTGGGTGCTTATTCATCCAAGGGTGGGGCGGAAGCCGCCTAA